Proteins co-encoded in one Polynucleobacter sp. MWH-UH19D genomic window:
- a CDS encoding FeoA family protein — protein sequence MNLDQVRLGSLYRVSVVNSPKGAPQIKGQLEDIGFLPGEQVTLLRKGLLKKGPYLVRVGASTFALRYSEVHMIEVEPVND from the coding sequence ATGAATTTAGACCAAGTACGCTTAGGCAGTCTTTATCGGGTGAGCGTAGTCAATTCACCCAAAGGCGCTCCTCAAATTAAGGGGCAACTGGAAGATATTGGTTTTTTGCCAGGAGAGCAGGTTACTTTATTGCGCAAAGGCTTATTAAAAAAAGGACCCTATCTTGTGCGAGTAGGGGCTTCCACATTTGCTTTGCGCTATTCCGAGGTGCACATGATTGAGGTGGAGCCAGTGAATGACTGA
- a CDS encoding FMN-binding negative transcriptional regulator translates to MYLPKHFAADDQDLLAQLIKEYPLATLVGSLNDQLEVNHLPLMLSSDKKKLHGHIARMNPLMKIAQSSETAVTAIFHGPNAYVTPAWYPSKKESGKVVPTWNYAVVHAQGHIKLIEDALWLRSHVSQMTNIHEPTYQSNWKLDDAPEDYVQTMLKAIVGIEIEVESLVGKFKLSQNRPPEDCDAVVKELEKSPQEMLQAMRQYMKP, encoded by the coding sequence ATGTACTTACCAAAACACTTCGCTGCTGATGATCAAGACTTGCTAGCGCAGCTCATCAAGGAGTACCCGCTTGCCACTCTTGTTGGCAGCCTCAATGATCAACTCGAGGTTAATCACTTGCCATTGATGCTCAGCTCCGATAAAAAGAAGTTGCATGGGCACATCGCTAGAATGAATCCGCTGATGAAGATTGCGCAGAGTTCAGAAACTGCGGTTACGGCAATCTTTCATGGCCCTAATGCTTATGTCACTCCAGCATGGTACCCCTCTAAAAAGGAATCAGGAAAAGTTGTTCCAACCTGGAACTATGCGGTAGTTCATGCGCAAGGTCACATTAAACTCATTGAAGATGCGCTATGGCTCAGGAGTCATGTGTCGCAAATGACCAATATTCATGAGCCAACCTATCAATCAAACTGGAAGCTTGATGATGCTCCAGAAGACTATGTGCAAACAATGCTCAAAGCAATTGTTGGAATCGAGATCGAGGTTGAGAGTTTGGTTGGCAAATTTAAGCTTAGCCAAAATCGCCCTCCAGAGGACTGCGATGCCGTTGTGAAAGAACTAGAGAAATCCCCGCAAGAAATGTTGCAAGCTATGCGTCAATATATGAAGCCGTAA
- the modA gene encoding molybdate ABC transporter substrate-binding protein: protein MRPFSNFLLAVFLLCVNLAFAQSTTVAVASNMKDAFAEIASAFKLAGKSEMRVVYGSSGNFTAQIMNGAPFSLFIAADEQFPLELYKNGKTIDDGVVYAVGKLALIAKSQSGVVLVDNKVELAKIIAKANKVAIAKPELAPYGRATVQFLKSEGLWGLAKDKLVYGDNIGIATTYVVTGAAEIGFTALSLAKSPEVIKETNFVLLNPKLYEPIKQRMVLLRGASQEARELYQFMQTTQAKAILVKYGYATP from the coding sequence ATGCGTCCTTTTTCAAATTTTCTATTAGCGGTTTTCTTGCTCTGTGTAAATCTAGCATTTGCCCAAAGCACAACAGTTGCTGTAGCTTCGAATATGAAAGACGCTTTCGCTGAAATTGCCTCTGCGTTCAAATTGGCAGGAAAGTCAGAGATGAGGGTGGTTTATGGTTCGTCAGGTAATTTCACTGCACAGATTATGAATGGCGCGCCATTTAGTTTATTTATTGCTGCAGATGAGCAATTTCCTTTGGAGCTTTACAAGAACGGCAAGACAATTGATGATGGAGTAGTGTATGCCGTAGGTAAATTGGCTTTGATCGCGAAGAGTCAATCTGGGGTGGTTTTGGTTGATAACAAAGTGGAGTTAGCAAAAATAATTGCTAAAGCAAATAAGGTGGCTATCGCCAAACCAGAGTTAGCCCCTTATGGTAGGGCGACGGTTCAATTTCTGAAGTCTGAGGGCTTATGGGGTCTGGCTAAGGATAAGTTGGTGTACGGCGATAATATCGGTATTGCAACAACCTACGTTGTCACAGGTGCCGCAGAGATTGGGTTTACTGCGCTTTCCTTGGCAAAGTCGCCTGAGGTGATCAAAGAGACAAATTTTGTTTTGTTAAACCCAAAACTTTATGAGCCCATCAAACAAAGAATGGTTCTCTTGAGAGGGGCCTCACAAGAGGCTAGGGAGTTGTATCAATTTATGCAGACCACTCAGGCTAAGGCAATCCTAGTTAAATATGGTTATGCAACACCATAA
- a CDS encoding substrate-binding domain-containing protein, with the protein MRIEARPTLILNAREPEKDAIDLYWLVGLLKDIRGGSSLVLASKNSGVSYRGVWGKLNQVEASLGIPLIVRTKGHGSKLTEFGSFLCQFIEELQGAYVQHGINYEDTLHREIKKYQKIENARWSFYSSSDSVIQKVVSEVKGFGLKIAGSGESLEQLLSNNAHIAGYHVSDEKNSRVIHERLRKHGIEIFPVMKRTQGFMVKRGNPLRIHAIEDLLNPKIRFINRQISSGTRLLLDTSLIEQGIDPSEINGYLHEEFTHSAVANAILAGKADVGLGVKNVALENGLGFVPLKDEVFFIAMHKEMLAHPESSKLVRRIRSYSSKIPGYKAISLNRQVESWL; encoded by the coding sequence ATGCGAATAGAAGCTAGACCAACCCTCATTCTGAATGCTCGAGAACCGGAAAAGGATGCTATTGATCTTTACTGGCTAGTAGGGTTATTAAAAGATATTCGGGGTGGCAGCTCATTGGTCTTGGCCAGCAAAAACTCTGGAGTTTCTTATCGCGGCGTTTGGGGAAAGTTGAATCAAGTTGAGGCAAGTCTAGGTATACCTTTGATAGTTCGTACCAAAGGGCACGGCTCAAAATTAACAGAATTTGGCTCATTCCTATGTCAATTTATTGAAGAGTTGCAGGGCGCTTATGTGCAGCATGGAATCAATTATGAAGACACTCTGCATAGAGAAATTAAGAAATATCAAAAAATAGAAAATGCTCGCTGGAGTTTTTATTCCAGTAGTGACTCGGTTATTCAGAAGGTTGTTTCCGAAGTAAAAGGATTTGGCTTAAAGATTGCTGGATCTGGAGAATCTTTAGAGCAATTGCTAAGTAACAATGCTCATATAGCCGGCTACCATGTATCAGACGAAAAGAATTCGCGAGTCATTCATGAGCGGTTGCGCAAACACGGTATTGAAATTTTCCCCGTGATGAAGCGTACTCAAGGTTTTATGGTGAAGAGGGGGAATCCATTGCGTATCCATGCAATTGAAGATTTGCTGAATCCTAAAATTCGTTTCATTAACCGCCAAATTAGCTCTGGTACAAGGTTATTGCTTGATACATCCTTGATCGAACAAGGCATTGATCCTTCTGAAATCAATGGCTATCTTCATGAAGAATTTACTCACTCTGCAGTTGCCAATGCGATATTGGCTGGTAAGGCTGATGTTGGTCTTGGGGTAAAAAATGTTGCTTTAGAAAATGGCTTAGGTTTTGTGCCGCTGAAAGATGAGGTATTTTTTATTGCAATGCATAAAGAGATGCTTGCTCATCCTGAATCATCGAAATTGGTTCGTAGAATTCGTAGTTATTCGAGCAAAATTCCGGGCTATAAAGCGATTAGTCTAAATCGCCAAGTTGAAAGCTGGCTATAG
- a CDS encoding substrate-binding domain-containing protein yields the protein MNKALNSFFVSLLLVTSTLTSNVQAQEKSIIVSSTTSTEQSGLFGYILPIFKMKSGIDVKVVAVGTGQALDIGRRGDADVVFVHDKPAEEQFVQDGYATKRYEVMYNDFILIGPKSDPAKVGGGKDIQAAFQKIAAAQAPFVSRGDKSGTHAAELRYWKGAGIAVSPSQSWYKETGSGMGPALNTASAMNGYILADRGTWLSFKNRGDLTILVQGDPKLFNQYGVMLVNPAKFPHVKKAEGQAFIDWLVSKNGQDVIASYQIGGEQLFFPNAKK from the coding sequence ATGAACAAAGCACTTAACTCGTTTTTCGTAAGTCTCTTACTTGTCACATCCACCCTCACTTCGAATGTCCAAGCCCAAGAAAAAAGCATTATTGTTTCCTCAACAACATCTACTGAGCAATCCGGCTTGTTTGGCTATATCCTGCCAATCTTTAAGATGAAATCTGGCATTGATGTCAAAGTGGTCGCCGTTGGAACGGGTCAAGCACTTGATATCGGTCGGCGCGGTGATGCGGATGTCGTCTTTGTGCATGACAAACCCGCCGAGGAGCAGTTTGTTCAGGATGGCTACGCCACAAAACGCTATGAAGTCATGTACAACGACTTTATATTGATCGGACCTAAATCTGATCCAGCAAAAGTTGGCGGCGGCAAGGATATTCAGGCTGCCTTTCAAAAGATTGCAGCAGCTCAGGCACCCTTTGTCTCACGTGGAGATAAAAGCGGTACGCATGCTGCTGAACTCCGGTATTGGAAAGGCGCTGGTATTGCCGTTTCCCCAAGCCAGTCTTGGTATAAAGAAACTGGCTCAGGCATGGGTCCTGCTCTCAATACTGCCTCTGCTATGAATGGCTACATCCTTGCTGACAGAGGCACCTGGTTAAGCTTCAAGAATCGTGGGGATCTCACGATTCTTGTTCAAGGTGATCCCAAACTCTTCAATCAGTATGGTGTGATGCTGGTGAACCCAGCTAAGTTCCCTCATGTTAAGAAAGCAGAAGGGCAAGCATTTATTGATTGGCTAGTTTCCAAAAATGGTCAAGACGTCATTGCTAGCTATCAAATTGGTGGTGAACAACTCTTTTTCCCGAATGCGAAGAAATAA
- a CDS encoding substrate-binding domain-containing protein: MAQSNPTSPEAIYGKSAKSFTLATGSPGELGLLQALGEAFDKKEGARLVWIKAGSGASLKLLKNAQVDMIMVHAPDAVNKAIAEGWAVNRTLIGSNEFYIVGPKNDPASIKIASSGADAYLKIANTQSKFISRGDNSGTHQKEIDIWKKTGITPNGSWYIVTNDFMTASLKKANAEDAYFMTDSSTWVAEKDIAPNLQILYRGDPFLVNTYDALAAPVGATANRDIAVKFIQFVSSNEGQKIIRDYGKSKHREPLYNDATYAKQYAH; this comes from the coding sequence ATGGCGCAAAGCAACCCAACTTCTCCAGAGGCCATTTATGGAAAGAGTGCTAAAAGCTTCACTCTCGCAACTGGTAGCCCTGGAGAGCTAGGTCTTCTACAAGCACTGGGTGAGGCTTTTGATAAAAAAGAGGGTGCTCGTTTAGTTTGGATCAAAGCAGGTAGCGGCGCCTCACTCAAGCTATTAAAAAATGCTCAGGTTGACATGATCATGGTGCACGCACCCGATGCCGTTAATAAAGCTATTGCTGAGGGTTGGGCCGTCAATAGAACATTAATTGGTTCGAACGAGTTTTATATTGTTGGACCAAAAAATGATCCAGCTAGCATCAAAATAGCTTCAAGCGGCGCTGATGCGTATTTAAAAATCGCAAATACACAAAGTAAATTCATTTCTAGGGGCGACAACTCTGGGACTCACCAAAAAGAAATAGATATCTGGAAGAAGACTGGCATCACGCCTAACGGCTCATGGTATATCGTCACAAATGACTTCATGACTGCATCCCTCAAAAAGGCAAATGCAGAGGATGCGTACTTTATGACTGATAGCAGCACTTGGGTCGCCGAGAAAGATATTGCTCCAAATCTGCAAATTCTTTATCGAGGCGATCCATTTTTAGTCAATACTTATGATGCCCTAGCAGCTCCAGTTGGGGCAACCGCCAATCGAGATATTGCAGTGAAATTCATTCAATTCGTTTCGTCGAATGAAGGCCAAAAGATCATTCGGGACTACGGCAAATCAAAGCACAGAGAGCCTCTCTATAATGACGCTACATATGCCAAGCAATATGCTCACTAG
- a CDS encoding molybdopterin-binding protein has translation MELKVKLSARNTLSGKVVELKMGQTTSHVKLDIGGGHIVTASITNEAVGELNLKVGDQAWAVIKASDVMVAKEA, from the coding sequence ATGGAATTAAAAGTTAAGCTAAGCGCACGCAATACTCTGAGCGGTAAAGTGGTTGAGCTCAAAATGGGTCAAACTACCTCGCATGTGAAATTAGATATTGGAGGGGGCCATATTGTGACCGCCTCGATCACCAACGAAGCCGTCGGAGAACTCAATCTAAAGGTGGGAGATCAAGCATGGGCGGTTATTAAAGCCTCTGACGTCATGGTGGCTAAAGAGGCTTAA
- a CDS encoding GNAT family N-acetyltransferase, which translates to MNILIRSWQEAEKDAFKVRRAVFILEQGVPEELEIDEFDSSALHALAYHDNVCIGTARLHMSYDGSGQIGRMAVLAGFRNRGLGLQIMNVLMGVAQSKGLSSLMLHAQVDVIPFYEKLGFRAEGPIYDEAGIPHRNMMMILPT; encoded by the coding sequence GTGAACATTCTGATTAGATCTTGGCAAGAAGCAGAAAAAGACGCCTTCAAGGTTAGGAGAGCGGTTTTTATTTTGGAGCAAGGCGTTCCAGAGGAGCTTGAGATTGATGAATTCGATTCATCTGCATTGCATGCTCTCGCCTACCATGACAATGTCTGCATTGGAACTGCTCGATTGCATATGAGTTATGATGGATCTGGCCAAATTGGGCGTATGGCTGTGTTAGCAGGATTTCGCAATCGTGGGCTAGGTCTTCAAATCATGAATGTTCTGATGGGGGTAGCCCAATCAAAAGGGCTTAGCTCCCTGATGCTGCACGCCCAAGTAGACGTCATTCCATTCTATGAAAAGCTGGGCTTCAGGGCAGAGGGTCCGATATATGACGAAGCTGGCATTCCACACCGTAATATGATGATGATATTGCCAACCTAG
- a CDS encoding YbgC/FadM family acyl-CoA thioesterase, with protein sequence MTATTHSNSSAFTYIHRVCYSDTDAAGFVYHGRYLEIFERSRAEWLAQRGQSPTKLMNEFNIVMPVRELTMNFYKPGRLDDLLHIDQVIEHRGRTQVSVKQTAQRKLSDSNEMQVIASATLHIVCVDTNTLKPKAWPDWLFNAE encoded by the coding sequence ATGACAGCCACCACTCATTCAAACTCTTCTGCATTTACATATATTCATCGCGTTTGTTATTCCGATACTGATGCGGCAGGATTTGTTTATCACGGTCGCTATCTCGAAATTTTTGAGCGCAGTCGTGCTGAATGGCTTGCTCAGCGCGGCCAAAGCCCTACTAAGCTCATGAATGAATTTAACATCGTGATGCCAGTACGTGAGCTCACCATGAACTTCTATAAACCTGGAAGACTAGACGATCTCTTGCACATTGATCAAGTCATTGAGCATCGCGGTCGTACGCAAGTGAGCGTAAAGCAAACTGCTCAACGCAAACTCTCTGATAGCAATGAAATGCAGGTGATTGCTAGTGCTACTTTGCATATTGTTTGTGTAGATACCAATACCCTCAAACCCAAAGCTTGGCCAGATTGGTTATTTAATGCTGAGTAA
- the selD gene encoding selenide, water dikinase SelD: MTTINNTNQSNEPRLTSLSHGGGCGCKIAPSVLSEILKNVPQLPFPKELLIGIETSDDAAVYQVNDSQAIVATTDFFMPIVDDPFDFGKIAATNAISDIYAMGGTPLFALALVGMPIKVLSNTTIAKILEGGAEACRSAGIPIAGGHTIDSVEPIYGLVAIGIVDPKRVKSNAKAQPGDVLILGKPLGVGVLSAALKKDLLGPDGYREMISNTTKLNSAGPDLAKINGVHALTDVTGFGLAGHTLELARASNCTAHIDWSQVPLLSNVQNLADEGIITGASDRNWLSYGDEVAIPANFTTAQRALLTDPQTSGGLLVSCSPESVKEVLNIFNQHHFLGARVIGQMSKRQGKPLAVS, translated from the coding sequence ATGACCACCATCAATAACACCAACCAATCAAATGAACCGCGCCTAACCTCCCTCTCGCATGGGGGTGGCTGTGGTTGCAAAATCGCACCTAGCGTTCTTTCTGAGATTCTCAAGAATGTGCCGCAGTTGCCATTCCCTAAAGAACTCTTGATTGGCATTGAAACTTCAGATGATGCGGCCGTATATCAAGTTAATGACTCGCAAGCGATTGTTGCTACTACTGACTTTTTTATGCCGATCGTAGATGATCCATTTGATTTCGGAAAAATTGCTGCAACTAATGCTATCAGCGACATCTATGCCATGGGTGGCACCCCACTCTTTGCTCTTGCCTTGGTTGGTATGCCCATCAAGGTGCTATCCAACACAACCATCGCCAAAATTTTGGAGGGCGGTGCTGAGGCCTGTCGCAGCGCGGGAATTCCAATTGCTGGCGGTCACACCATTGATTCGGTAGAGCCTATTTATGGACTAGTTGCTATTGGTATTGTGGATCCTAAACGCGTCAAAAGTAATGCGAAAGCGCAACCCGGAGATGTATTAATACTAGGCAAACCATTGGGCGTTGGTGTTTTGTCAGCAGCCCTCAAGAAAGATTTACTTGGACCAGATGGGTATCGTGAAATGATTTCAAACACCACGAAACTCAATTCTGCTGGCCCTGACTTGGCAAAAATCAATGGCGTACATGCCTTAACTGATGTCACAGGCTTTGGTTTAGCAGGACACACCCTAGAGTTGGCTCGGGCATCAAACTGCACTGCTCACATTGACTGGAGTCAAGTACCCCTACTATCCAATGTTCAAAATCTAGCGGATGAAGGAATCATTACGGGGGCATCTGATCGCAATTGGCTTAGCTATGGCGATGAAGTTGCTATACCCGCGAATTTCACTACAGCGCAGCGCGCACTACTAACAGATCCCCAAACCAGTGGTGGCTTATTAGTGTCATGCAGCCCTGAGTCCGTTAAAGAAGTGCTGAATATTTTTAACCAACATCATTTTTTAGGCGCTCGCGTGATTGGTCAAATGAGCAAACGACAAGGCAAGCCTTTAGCTGTTTCGTAA
- the mmsB gene encoding 3-hydroxyisobutyrate dehydrogenase produces MKIGFIGLGNMGLPMAINLLKAGYEVIGFDLVQAQIDAFAQAGGKVTTSANAAADGVDIVISMLPASRHVEGLYLGDKGLLANANPRAILIDCSTISPKVAQAVASEAKAKGFVMVDAPVSGGTAGAQAGTLTFMVGGESSAVECIRPILEKMGKNIFHAGGNGAGQTVKVCNNMLLGIQMLGTSEALRLGIANGMDPKVLSDIMAKSSGRNWALELYNPCPGVMENVPSSKGYAGGFGVDLMLKDMGLAIENAQDLGASVPLGDLSRKLYEAHSKAGNGQLDFSSVFNLKD; encoded by the coding sequence ATGAAAATCGGATTTATTGGCTTAGGTAATATGGGGTTACCCATGGCAATCAATTTGCTAAAAGCGGGCTATGAGGTAATCGGATTTGATCTAGTGCAAGCCCAAATCGATGCGTTTGCTCAAGCTGGAGGCAAAGTGACGACTAGCGCCAATGCTGCCGCTGATGGAGTAGATATTGTGATTAGCATGTTGCCTGCTTCACGTCACGTGGAAGGCTTATATCTAGGTGACAAGGGTTTGCTAGCTAACGCCAATCCCAGAGCGATCTTGATTGATTGTTCAACGATTTCACCAAAAGTTGCGCAGGCAGTTGCAAGTGAGGCAAAGGCTAAAGGTTTTGTAATGGTCGATGCGCCAGTTTCTGGTGGCACCGCAGGCGCTCAAGCGGGAACATTGACATTTATGGTTGGTGGTGAAAGTTCAGCAGTGGAATGTATACGCCCAATATTGGAGAAGATGGGCAAAAATATTTTTCATGCGGGTGGTAATGGTGCGGGTCAGACTGTTAAGGTTTGTAACAACATGCTCTTGGGTATTCAGATGCTGGGCACTAGCGAGGCTTTGCGCTTGGGGATTGCAAATGGGATGGATCCAAAAGTTCTCTCGGACATCATGGCCAAAAGTTCTGGGCGTAATTGGGCGCTAGAGTTATATAACCCTTGTCCTGGCGTTATGGAAAACGTGCCCTCATCCAAAGGCTATGCTGGCGGATTTGGGGTGGACCTCATGCTCAAAGATATGGGCTTGGCAATTGAGAATGCTCAAGATCTTGGTGCGAGCGTACCACTAGGAGATTTGTCTCGGAAACTTTATGAGGCTCACAGCAAAGCAGGTAATGGTCAGCTCGATTTTTCGAGTGTGTTTAATCTCAAAGACTAA
- a CDS encoding cupin translates to MNKTQFLEALSQSGYPEPVEVQQPPNGHLADHAHPFAVKALVIDGYIEIQIQGASKRYGVGDIFALEFNQTHSETYGPLGVKYLASRKLLIN, encoded by the coding sequence ATGAATAAAACACAATTTTTGGAAGCCTTATCGCAGTCGGGTTATCCAGAGCCTGTTGAAGTTCAGCAACCACCCAATGGGCATCTTGCTGATCACGCACACCCATTTGCAGTAAAGGCTTTAGTGATTGATGGTTATATTGAAATCCAAATTCAAGGCGCCTCAAAAAGGTATGGGGTAGGCGATATTTTTGCACTCGAATTTAATCAAACCCACTCAGAGACCTACGGACCGCTTGGGGTTAAGTATTTAGCATCGCGCAAGTTATTAATAAACTAG
- a CDS encoding DUF1330 domain-containing protein, which translates to MTVKVIGLIQLTDELAFEQYRSQVGKTVEHYKGSVEYRGSLTEIFWNELSCEAFSAYVELSFPCKEDAKAWAHSAEYQSLLGVRNQAMRLTLFGVEN; encoded by the coding sequence ATGACAGTCAAAGTAATCGGCCTCATTCAACTTACAGATGAGCTCGCTTTTGAGCAATATCGCTCGCAAGTCGGTAAAACAGTTGAACATTACAAGGGCAGCGTCGAGTATCGCGGGTCTCTAACGGAGATCTTTTGGAACGAGCTCAGTTGTGAAGCATTTAGCGCATATGTTGAGCTGAGTTTTCCATGCAAAGAAGATGCTAAAGCTTGGGCTCATAGCGCTGAATATCAAAGTCTTTTAGGGGTTCGCAATCAGGCAATGAGGTTAACCCTATTTGGAGTAGAAAATTGA
- a CDS encoding tripartite tricarboxylate transporter substrate binding protein translates to MIRNLLILAFTSLISLMAVAQTTSWPAPNRPITFINPFPPGGAVDAFGRPLAKQLSVQLNDSIVVDNRGGAGGTVGAAAAAKMTPDGYTWLLGAVHHSIAPSMYQNLSYDITKDFEPIAIIGSVPHVIVVNPTKFPKNDLKSIIEEIRKYPGKYNYASTGNGTSQHLTGELFKIQNKLFITHIPYRGTGPALQDLVAGQVDMMFDTLAGAAPFIKSGQLIAVAVASNQRSPAFPNVPTAQELGISNFVVSSWYAMWAIKGTPKEIVDKMSAEVQIALASPEIKERWAGMGASVPKMTRSELNTFINQEIIRWSEVVKKSGAKLD, encoded by the coding sequence ATGATCAGAAATTTACTGATATTAGCCTTCACCAGCTTGATTTCACTGATGGCGGTAGCTCAGACCACCTCATGGCCCGCCCCCAATCGTCCAATTACTTTTATTAACCCGTTTCCACCTGGTGGTGCGGTAGATGCTTTTGGTCGCCCATTGGCAAAGCAGTTATCCGTTCAGCTAAATGACTCAATTGTGGTGGATAACCGAGGCGGAGCTGGTGGCACTGTAGGTGCTGCAGCTGCAGCAAAAATGACGCCTGATGGATACACTTGGCTCCTAGGTGCAGTTCACCATTCGATTGCGCCAAGCATGTATCAAAATCTTTCTTATGACATTACTAAAGATTTTGAACCAATCGCAATTATCGGTAGCGTTCCGCACGTAATTGTTGTCAACCCCACCAAGTTTCCTAAGAATGATTTGAAATCCATCATTGAGGAGATTCGTAAGTACCCTGGTAAATATAACTACGCCTCAACTGGCAATGGCACCTCTCAACACCTAACGGGCGAGCTATTCAAGATACAAAATAAGTTGTTTATCACGCATATCCCTTATCGCGGAACTGGGCCGGCTCTTCAAGACCTTGTTGCAGGCCAAGTGGATATGATGTTTGACACTCTTGCAGGTGCTGCACCCTTTATTAAAAGCGGTCAATTGATTGCGGTTGCTGTCGCGAGCAATCAACGTAGCCCAGCCTTTCCAAATGTTCCCACGGCACAAGAACTCGGCATCAGCAATTTCGTAGTCTCTAGTTGGTATGCCATGTGGGCTATCAAAGGCACCCCTAAAGAGATTGTCGACAAAATGAGTGCCGAAGTGCAAATTGCATTGGCCTCACCCGAGATCAAAGAGCGCTGGGCAGGAATGGGTGCGAGCGTCCCTAAAATGACGCGCAGTGAATTAAATACCTTCATCAACCAAGAAATCATTCGCTGGAGTGAAGTAGTCAAAAAATCAGGTGCTAAGCTCGATTAA